The following coding sequences lie in one Fusarium poae strain DAOMC 252244 chromosome 1, whole genome shotgun sequence genomic window:
- a CDS encoding hypothetical protein (BUSCO:29997at5125): protein MKPCMSLRLRALRQVTPSTRLPLPASARWQHSRAMSTVVDYHPRTSQPPPPPAGANDAVEKQRAEKRKQILREAVTSTQVRHDWTKDEIAAIYYQPVLELAYQASTVHRRWHNPAEVQLCTLMNIKTGGCTEDCSYCAQSTRYQEGTKVPAKRVESVESVLEAARIAKEKGSTRFCMGAAWRDMRGRKNSLKNIKAMVEGVKGMGMEVCVTLGMIDAEQAKELKAAGLTAYNHNVDTSREFYPNVITTRSYDERLQTLSHVRDAGINVCSGGILGLGESSEGRVGLLHTVSTLPSHPESFPVNALVPIKGTPLGDRPVVEFTSMLRTIATARIIMPSTIIRIAAGRKTMSEEKQALCFMAGANAIFTGEKMLTTECNGWDEDAAMFGRWGLEPMKSFNKSPQPAPETRVL from the exons ATGAAGCCTTGTATGTCTCTCCGCTTGAGGGCTCTTCGACAGGTCACACCCAGTACCCGTCTGCCTCTCCCCGCTTCGGCGAGATGGCAGCATTCTCGGGCCATGTCGACTGTTGTCGATTATCATCCTCGGACATCGCAGCCGCCTCCTCCCCCGGCTGGAGCCAACGACGCTGTTGAGAAACAGAGGGCCGAGAAGAGGAAACAGATTCTGAGAGAGGCTGTTACGTCGACTCAGGTTCGACATGATTGGACCAAGGATGAGATTGCTGCCATTTATTATCAGCCTGTCCTTGAGCTGGCATACCAAGCT AGTACCGTCCATCGTAGATGGCACAACCCCGCCGAAGTGCAACTCTGCACTCTGATGAACATCAAAACAGGCGGTTGTACCGAAGACTGCTCCTACTGCGCCCAGTCCACCCGCTACCAAGAAGGCACCAAAGTCCCCGCCAAACGAGTCGAAAGTGTCGAGAGCGTCCTCGAAGCGGCGCGAATCGCAAAGGAAAAGGGAAGCACTCGCTTCTGCATGGGCGCCGCATGGAGGGATATGCGCGGACGCAAAAACAGcctcaagaacatcaaggcCATGGTCGAGGGTGTCAAGGGCATGGGAATGGAGGTCTGCGTAACGCTGGGAATGATCGACGCAGAGCAGGCCAAGGAGCTCAAGGCTGCAGGACTCACCGCGTACAACCACAACGTCGACACTAGTCGAGAGTTTTACCCCAACGTTATCACGACACGCAGCTATGATGAGCGACTGCAGACGCTGAGCCATGTTCGCGATGCTGGAATCAACGTCTGCTCTGGTGGAATTCTGGGTCTTGGTGAGAGTAGTGAGGGCCGTGTTGGTTTGCTTCATACCGTCTCGACGCTTCCAAGCCACCCGGAGAGCTTCCCCGTGAATGCCCTGGTTCCTATCAAGGGTACACCACTTGGTGACAGACCTGTGGTGGAGTTTACGAGCATGCTGCGCACCATTGCGACGGCGCGCATCATCATGCCCTCGACCATCATCCGCATCGCAGCGGGTCGCAAGACCATGTCAGAGGAGAAACAAGCGTTGTGCTTCATGGCAGGTGCCAACGCCATCTTTACGGGTGAAAAGATGCTCACGACTGAGTGTAATGGCTGGGATGAAGATGCGGCCATGTTTGGTCGATGGGGCTTGGAGCCTATGAAGAGCTTTAACAAGTCACCTCAGCCTGCACCCGAGACGAGGGTTCTGTAG
- a CDS encoding hypothetical protein (BUSCO:37113at5125) — protein sequence MAAPPKTEAPPAPGATSSTPPPPPIEYTYMYEKDKSPSKLLDALLRSISRHIIFEIGDKNVCQLTPEKMAAFYKAVGGDYDSLFEMPHESISYIWQVTGCQHTLQPTHDDFEPPSIPALTPRGFSRWESLEILLGPEEHVPFLQFAVKNWQLKHPETGQEFPPDLPATVFPTQPDVEVDRWHKSCADKLRKEANAREREAFREAAREPTGPGEPGDGPEPKFAYSHVRGSAFAGNRARPAPERPLYNHVPGRHVGGRPARPSPERYDSYNQQPAPDAPPRPTHPPRGPSETYLDPNAKRPAPARRHSQPRHYSSDSSDEDLVPPRARRRSEVSPPSPTSRRYSPPNDRPPPVASNPPSAFRPHRPEMRTDESTRRRSTHSPSLREKLTEKVSNILPNGLSNNASDRNRNAQRNPSYNTDSSRGRRSRDRLPPSRLSRSYSDISVESSEGESSDEDPRHSRRVRDDRDRERDRERERDRIRDRGRQRDLDREREEERRERYLRRPEMERRTSSHADAERRRDYPGWDPRSERKRWDKRVPPEERGTSPLATPGRRPVPASGVPERMAAGK from the exons ATGGCGGCCCCTCCAAAGACAGAAGCCCCGCCTGCGCCTGGCGCAACCTCATCAACCCCGCCGCCGCCTCCCATCGAGTACACATACATGTACGAAAAGGACAAGAGCCCGTCCAAGTTATTAGATGCTTTATTGAGATCTATAAGTCGCCATATC ATATTTGAGATTGGAGATAAAAATGTCTGTCAACTTACACCAGAGAAAATGGCCGCATTTTACAAGGCCGTTGGAGGCGATTACGACT CTCTCTTCGAGATGCCCCACGAGTCCATCTCCTACATATGGCAGGTGACAGGATGCCAACATACTCTACAACCTACACACGACGATTTTGAACCACCTTCAATACCTGCCCTCACCCCTAGAGGTTTCTCACGATGGGAATCTCTCGAAATTTTGCTTGGACCTGAAGAACATGTTCCCTTCCTACAGTTCGCCGTCAAAAACTGGCAACTGAAACACCCAGAAACCGGCCAAGAGTTCCCCCCAGACTTACCCGCCACCGTATTCCCAACACAACCAGACGTCGAGGTGGACCGCTGGCACAAGTCATGCGCCGACAAACTACGGAAGGAGGCGAATGCGCGAGAGAGGGAGGCGTTCCGCGAAGCTGCACGGGAACCAACTGGCCCGGGTGAGCCTGGTGATGGGCCGGAACCCAAGTTTGCGTACTCTCATGTACGAGGTAGTGCATTTGCTGGAAATCGGGCCAGACCAGCGCCAGAACGACCGTTGTACAACCACGTTCCCGGTAGACATGTAGGCGGGCGACCAGCCAGACCTTCGCCTGAGAGATATGACAGCTACAATCAGCAGCCCGCACCAGATGCTCCACCACGTCCGACACACCCACCTCGGGGACCATCAGAAACATATCTTGACCCTAATGCGAAGCGGCCCGCGCCGGCAAGACGTCACAGTCAACCCAGACATTATTCTTCAGATTCAAGCGACGAAGACCTTGTTCCTCCCCGTGCTAGGAGACGATCTGAAGTTAGCCCACCTTCACCAACATCACGTCGATACTCGCCCCCGAACGATCGCCCGCCTCCCGTTGCTAGTAACCCGCCATCGGCTTTCCGTCCGCACCGCCCTGAGATGAGAACTGACGAGTCGACTCGGCGACGATCAACACATAGCCCTAGTCTTCGAGAGAAGCTTACAGAGAAGGTGTCGAACATTCTACCTAACGGGCTAAGCAATAATGCTTCAGATCGTAACAGAAACGCACAACGTAACCCATCCTACAACACCGATTCCTCACGCGGACGTCGAAGTCGCGATCGTCTTCCTCCATCTCGTCTTAGCCGAAGCTACTCGGACATCTCAGTAGAGTCATCTGAAGGAGAGTCCAGCGACGAAGATCCTCGCCATAGCAGAAGGGTGCGCGATGATCGTGACAGAGAAAGAGACCGCGAACGAGAACGAGATCGTATTCGCGACAGGGGTCGACAACGGGACCTCGAtcgagaaagagaagaagaacggCGCGAACGGTACCTGCGCCGACCAGAAATGGAGCGACGCACCAGCAGCCACGCAGATGCCGAGCGCAGACGCGACTACCCGGGATGGGATCCACGATCGGAGAGGAAGAGATGGGATAAACGTGTGCCACCTGAGGAGCGGGGGACAAGTCCTCTTGCGACACCAGGAAGACG ACCAGTACCTGCATCAGGCGTCCCCGAGCGTATGGCAGCTGGGAAGTGA